A window of the Verrucomicrobiia bacterium genome harbors these coding sequences:
- the flgK gene encoding flagellar hook-associated protein FlgK, with translation MLGLFGTLDMGARSLQNQLTGIEVTGHNLANVNNPAYARQRVRFQTSTTIPTPLGPQGTGAQAVAITQLRNALLDRQLIGEAGLSAFWQTQQQLLEQAETSLGQTLDRQTDSLSAAGTTTVSGQLGLAENLSDLFNAFQSVATQPASLEERQVLIQKAQTLAGQFNRLAARFASLQSTINSQLQDEAAAVNRLTAEIAALNHQIARTELSARGPANDLRDLRQEKLEELGKYLNLEAVEDETGQINVSVNGLMLVDGQQQTLQLQTYEAASGRLLLRTSDGQPLSLTSGSLAGLVETRDGPLADTLDRLNRLAAALATAVNSVHVNGYDLQGNTGLPFFSGTDAATLRVHDALVENPARFQAAAVPGAAGDNQIALALARLATAPQAALGNQAFQQFYHQTVTSLGESVAQASRQVKNQEAVEQMLRRQRDAVSGVSLDEEMTEMVKFQKAFQASARLVSAIDEMLDTVITMKR, from the coding sequence ATGCTGGGTCTGTTTGGCACTTTGGACATGGGCGCCCGGTCACTGCAAAACCAGTTGACCGGCATCGAAGTCACTGGCCACAACCTCGCCAACGTCAACAACCCCGCCTACGCCCGCCAGCGGGTCCGCTTCCAGACCAGCACCACCATCCCCACCCCCCTCGGCCCCCAGGGCACCGGCGCCCAGGCCGTCGCCATCACCCAGCTCCGCAACGCCCTCCTCGACCGCCAGCTCATCGGCGAAGCCGGCCTCTCCGCCTTCTGGCAGACCCAGCAACAACTGCTCGAACAGGCCGAAACTTCCCTCGGCCAGACCCTCGACCGCCAGACCGACAGCCTCAGCGCCGCCGGCACCACCACCGTCAGCGGCCAGCTCGGCCTCGCCGAAAACCTGAGCGACCTCTTCAATGCCTTCCAGAGCGTCGCCACCCAGCCCGCCAGCCTCGAAGAACGCCAGGTCCTCATCCAAAAGGCCCAAACCCTCGCCGGACAATTCAACCGCCTCGCCGCCCGCTTCGCCTCCCTCCAATCCACCATCAACTCCCAGTTGCAGGACGAAGCCGCCGCCGTCAACCGCCTCACCGCCGAAATCGCCGCCCTCAACCACCAAATCGCCCGCACCGAACTTTCCGCCCGCGGCCCCGCCAATGACCTGCGCGACCTCCGCCAGGAAAAACTCGAAGAGCTGGGCAAATATCTCAACCTCGAAGCCGTCGAAGACGAAACCGGCCAGATCAATGTCTCCGTCAACGGCCTCATGCTCGTGGACGGCCAGCAGCAAACCCTCCAGCTCCAAACCTACGAAGCCGCCTCCGGCCGCCTGCTGCTCCGCACCTCCGACGGCCAGCCCCTCTCCCTCACCAGCGGCTCCCTCGCCGGCCTCGTGGAAACCCGCGACGGCCCCCTCGCCGACACCCTGGACCGCCTCAACCGCCTCGCCGCCGCCCTCGCCACTGCCGTGAACTCCGTCCACGTCAACGGCTACGACTTGCAGGGCAACACCGGCCTCCCCTTCTTCTCCGGCACCGACGCCGCCACCCTCCGCGTCCATGACGCCCTCGTGGAAAACCCCGCCCGCTTCCAGGCCGCCGCCGTGCCCGGTGCCGCCGGCGACAACCAGATCGCCCTGGCCCTCGCCCGCCTCGCCACCGCCCCCCAAGCCGCCCTCGGCAACCAGGCCTTCCAACAGTTTTACCACCAGACCGTTACCAGCCTCGGCGAGTCCGTCGCCCAGGCCTCCCGTCAGGTCAAAAACCAGGAGGCCGTCGAGCAAATGTTGCGCCGCCAGCGCGATGCCGTCAGCGGCGTCTCCCTCGATGAAGAAATGACCGAAATGGTGAAATTCCAGAAGGCCTTCCAGGCCTCCGCCCGCCTGGTCTCCGCCATTGACGAAATGCTGGATACCGTCATCACCATGAAACGTTAA
- a CDS encoding flagellar basal body P-ring protein FlgI → MNHTLLTGFWTMRALAALLLIFALPASAAGVRVKDLVMVAGARENQLVGYGLVTGVANDGDKNPTYTLQTVANMLQRFGVQVPPSTLSSKNVAVVLVTADIPPFAKPGMRLDVLVSSMGDAKTIQGGVLLQTPLLGADGRVYAVAQGAISIGGFVGGTGGPGGASVQKNHPTVGQIIGGALVEKEIPATIVHDQCVELLLRQPDFTSSARLAAAINQKYPNSATPLDATSVRVKLPPGVEKTPVDFLARLEALEVAPDVPARIVINERTGTIVANARVQISACAISHGNLTITIASSPEASQPGPLSGGSTVVLPRTETTVSETKSSLVTLPEMPTIEKVAASLNALGVTPRDMMAIFQAMKQAGALQAELIIR, encoded by the coding sequence ATGAATCACACGCTCCTCACGGGATTTTGGACCATGCGCGCGCTCGCCGCCCTGCTGCTCATCTTCGCCCTTCCGGCCTCCGCCGCCGGCGTCCGCGTCAAAGACCTCGTCATGGTCGCCGGCGCCCGCGAAAACCAGCTCGTCGGCTACGGCCTCGTCACCGGCGTCGCCAATGACGGCGATAAAAACCCCACCTACACCCTCCAAACCGTCGCCAACATGCTCCAGCGCTTCGGCGTCCAGGTGCCCCCCTCCACCTTGTCCTCCAAAAACGTCGCCGTCGTCCTCGTCACGGCCGACATCCCCCCCTTCGCCAAACCCGGCATGCGCCTCGATGTCCTCGTCTCCTCCATGGGCGATGCCAAAACCATCCAGGGCGGCGTCCTCCTCCAAACCCCCCTCCTCGGCGCCGATGGCCGCGTCTATGCCGTCGCCCAGGGCGCCATCTCCATCGGCGGCTTCGTCGGCGGTACCGGCGGCCCCGGCGGCGCCAGCGTCCAGAAAAATCATCCCACCGTCGGCCAGATCATCGGCGGCGCCCTCGTCGAAAAGGAAATCCCCGCCACCATCGTCCACGACCAATGCGTCGAATTGCTCCTCCGCCAGCCCGATTTCACCTCCTCCGCCCGCCTCGCCGCCGCCATCAATCAAAAATACCCCAACAGCGCCACCCCGCTCGACGCCACCTCCGTCCGCGTCAAACTACCCCCCGGCGTGGAAAAAACCCCCGTGGACTTCCTCGCCCGCCTCGAGGCCCTCGAAGTCGCCCCCGACGTCCCCGCCCGCATCGTCATCAACGAGCGCACCGGCACCATCGTCGCCAATGCCCGCGTCCAAATCTCCGCCTGCGCCATCTCCCACGGCAACCTCACCATCACCATCGCCTCCTCCCCCGAGGCCTCCCAGCCCGGCCCCTTGAGCGGCGGCTCCACCGTCGTCCTGCCACGCACCGAAACCACCGTCTCCGAAACCAAATCCAGCCTCGTCACTTTGCCCGAAATGCCCACCATCGAAAAAGTCGCCGCCAGCCTCAACGCCCTCGGCGTCACCCCACGCGACATGATGGCCATCTTTCAGGCCATGAAACAGGCTGGCGCCTTGCAGGCCGAACTCATCATCCGCTGA
- a CDS encoding rod-binding protein, translated as MLSPIPPLRPPAPPATPLEELARRPQPDDPARRAEAARQFEAMLVRQILNEAQKPLFRSTLVKDSTASAIYRDQLTAQLADAVTQGDGLGLARALCEQWQTPSTPALRRPTSHEGAP; from the coding sequence ATGCTTTCCCCCATCCCACCCCTCCGCCCCCCCGCCCCCCCCGCCACCCCATTGGAGGAGCTGGCCCGCCGTCCCCAGCCCGATGACCCCGCACGGCGCGCCGAAGCGGCCCGTCAATTTGAAGCCATGTTGGTGCGGCAGATCCTCAACGAGGCCCAAAAACCTCTCTTCCGCAGCACCCTGGTCAAAGATTCCACCGCGTCCGCCATTTACCGCGACCAGCTCACGGCCCAACTCGCCGATGCCGTCACCCAGGGTGACGGCCTCGGGCTGGCCCGCGCCCTTTGCGAACAATGGCAGACCCCATCCACCCCGGCTCTCCGCCGGCCCACGTCACATGAGGGAGCACCTTGA
- the motA gene encoding flagellar motor stator protein MotA encodes MVVIIGSIVVIISVLGGYVMAGGHIGNLMHISELIIIGGAALGALVVMSPVKVLKDMIHQILAALKGTPYTKAAYEDLLKALYELFLLARRNGMIALEEHVLNPQSSSIFSKYPSFVNNAEALEFLCSALRPVIDGKIKPDQLKMLMDIELESMEDEHHAPVSVLSKTADAMPGFGIVAAVLGIVITMAAISGPIEEIGHKVAAALVGTFLGILLSYGFLNPLAVNLEFNGQAKAAYLRCIAAAVVGFSSGMAPIMAVEMARRGLSSDVKPTAEELEQMLKGVGQAKG; translated from the coding sequence ATGGTAGTTATCATCGGCAGCATCGTGGTGATCATCTCCGTGCTCGGCGGCTATGTCATGGCCGGCGGCCACATCGGCAACCTTATGCACATCTCCGAGCTGATCATCATCGGCGGCGCCGCCCTCGGCGCCCTCGTCGTCATGTCCCCCGTCAAAGTGCTCAAGGACATGATCCATCAAATCCTTGCCGCCCTCAAAGGCACCCCCTACACCAAGGCCGCCTACGAGGATTTGCTCAAAGCCCTCTACGAGCTGTTCCTCCTCGCCCGCCGCAACGGCATGATCGCCCTCGAAGAACACGTCCTCAATCCCCAGTCCAGCAGCATCTTCTCCAAATACCCCAGCTTCGTGAACAATGCCGAGGCCCTCGAATTCCTCTGCAGCGCCCTCCGCCCCGTCATCGATGGCAAAATCAAACCCGATCAGCTCAAAATGTTGATGGACATCGAGCTTGAAAGCATGGAGGACGAACACCATGCCCCCGTCAGCGTCCTCAGCAAAACCGCCGACGCCATGCCCGGCTTCGGCATCGTCGCCGCCGTCCTCGGCATCGTCATCACTATGGCCGCCATCTCCGGCCCCATCGAGGAAATCGGCCACAAAGTCGCCGCCGCCCTCGTCGGCACCTTCCTCGGCATCTTGTTGAGCTACGGCTTCCTCAACCCCCTGGCGGTCAATCTCGAATTTAATGGCCAGGCCAAGGCGGCCTACCTCCGCTGCATCGCCGCCGCCGTGGTGGGGTTCTCCAGCGGCATGGCCCCCATCATGGCCGTCGAAATGGCCCGCCGCGGCCTGAGCAGTGACGTCAAACCCACCGCCGAAGAGCTCGAGCAAATGCTCAAAGGCGTGGGCCAGGCCAAAGGATAA
- the flgG gene encoding flagellar basal-body rod protein FlgG: MLRALYSSASGMQSQQLNLDVIANNLANVNTTGFKKSKVEFQDLLYQTSRAPGSETGGGNMLPTGLQVGHGARAVATSKIFTNGELTQTGERLDVAIQGDGFFEIQMPDGTRAYTRDGAFKTGPDGRVTTSDGLVVLGGFQPIPTGTTGISISANGEVSLTGANGTQTFRVQLVRFANPAGLESIGRNLYRETQASGTPELGNPGENGFGSLAQGYLEMSNVKVVEEMVNLILAQRAYEINARAVQAADEMMQISNNLRR, from the coding sequence ATGTTGCGTGCCTTGTATTCATCGGCCTCCGGGATGCAATCCCAGCAGTTAAATCTCGATGTGATTGCCAACAACCTGGCCAACGTCAACACCACCGGCTTCAAAAAAAGCAAGGTCGAATTCCAGGATCTGCTCTACCAAACCTCCCGCGCCCCCGGCAGCGAAACCGGCGGCGGCAACATGCTCCCCACCGGCCTCCAGGTCGGCCACGGCGCCCGCGCCGTCGCCACCTCCAAAATCTTTACCAATGGCGAACTCACCCAGACCGGCGAGCGCCTCGATGTCGCCATCCAGGGCGATGGCTTCTTCGAAATCCAAATGCCCGACGGCACCCGCGCCTACACCCGCGACGGCGCCTTCAAAACCGGCCCCGATGGCCGCGTCACCACCAGCGACGGCCTGGTCGTCCTCGGCGGCTTTCAGCCCATCCCCACCGGCACCACCGGCATCAGCATCTCCGCCAACGGCGAAGTCTCCCTCACCGGCGCCAACGGCACCCAGACCTTCCGCGTCCAGCTCGTCCGCTTCGCCAATCCCGCCGGCCTCGAAAGCATCGGCCGCAACCTCTACCGCGAAACCCAGGCCAGCGGCACCCCAGAACTCGGCAACCCCGGCGAAAATGGCTTCGGCTCCCTCGCCCAGGGCTACCTGGAAATGTCCAACGTCAAAGTCGTCGAGGAAATGGTCAACCTCATCCTCGCCCAGCGCGCCTACGAAATCAACGCCCGCGCCGTCCAGGCGGCCGACGAAATGATGCAAATCAGCAACAACCTCCGCCGTTAA
- the flgN gene encoding flagellar export chaperone FlgN produces the protein MREHLEALITALRAELTQYGELLALLDQQQQQVMAREADETLRLAAAINHQSGLVRQARDHRDLCRRQLARALGLHDDTSLTDLLPRLPEEYRLLVQALLDENNRLLVRVQQRARQNHLLLARTVELMRKFIESLLPSGSAPVYDQSGRVGAGLPGTSLYEAVG, from the coding sequence ATGAGGGAGCACCTTGAAGCACTAATCACCGCCCTGCGCGCCGAGCTGACCCAGTATGGCGAGTTGCTCGCCCTGCTGGACCAGCAGCAACAACAAGTCATGGCCCGCGAGGCCGACGAAACCCTGCGCCTTGCCGCCGCCATTAACCACCAGAGCGGCCTCGTCCGCCAGGCCCGCGATCACCGCGACCTCTGCCGCCGCCAGCTCGCCCGCGCCCTCGGCCTCCACGACGACACCTCCCTCACCGACCTCCTCCCGCGCCTCCCGGAGGAATACCGCCTCCTCGTCCAGGCTTTGCTGGATGAAAACAACCGGCTCCTCGTGCGCGTGCAGCAGCGCGCCCGGCAAAACCACCTGCTCCTCGCCCGCACCGTCGAGCTGATGCGCAAGTTCATCGAGTCCCTCCTCCCCTCCGGCTCCGCCCCGGTCTATGACCAGAGCGGTCGCGTCGGTGCCGGCCTCCCCGGCACCTCTCTCTACGAAGCTGTAGGCTGA
- a CDS encoding flagellar basal body L-ring protein FlgH: MNKPSSLSSRLAALAAAFTLCSALTAGADSLWDEDSSRSMFADKRASAVGDILTIVVQENNAASKEATTKTAKKSGVDASIQQFLYGPAASGLLTKGGQYPALKFSAKNDFEGGGQINNSEKITARIAVRVVDVLPNKNLVVEGRRQTSFSGEVQDVVLRGVIRAEDVTANNTVFSYQVADAQITILSKGSVSNTQKKGWFTRVWDKISPF, encoded by the coding sequence ATGAACAAACCGTCCTCATTGTCCTCTAGACTCGCCGCCCTCGCCGCCGCCTTCACCCTCTGCAGCGCCCTCACCGCTGGCGCCGATTCCCTTTGGGACGAAGATTCCTCCCGCAGCATGTTCGCTGACAAACGCGCCTCCGCCGTCGGCGACATCCTCACCATCGTCGTCCAGGAAAATAACGCCGCCTCCAAGGAGGCCACCACCAAAACCGCCAAAAAAAGCGGCGTGGACGCCAGCATCCAACAATTCCTCTACGGCCCCGCCGCCTCCGGCCTCCTGACCAAGGGCGGACAATACCCCGCCCTCAAATTCAGCGCCAAAAACGACTTCGAAGGCGGCGGCCAGATCAACAACAGCGAAAAAATCACCGCCCGCATCGCCGTCCGCGTCGTGGATGTCCTCCCCAATAAAAACCTCGTCGTCGAAGGTCGCCGCCAAACCTCCTTCTCCGGCGAAGTCCAGGACGTCGTCCTCCGCGGCGTCATCCGCGCCGAAGACGTCACCGCCAACAACACCGTCTTCAGTTATCAAGTCGCCGACGCCCAAATCACCATCCTTTCCAAAGGCTCCGTCTCCAACACCCAAAAGAAAGGCTGGTTCACCCGCGTCTGGGACAAAATCAGTCCCTTCTAA
- a CDS encoding flagellar hook-basal body protein: MNVSLYQASAAMNAASRWQDLIAENLAGAPVTGYKKRELSTEAVQAGLMLPGNQPAPLFLLPHATSTVNLQQGELRRTGLQTDLAIDGPGFFELQLPNGASAYTRNGEFRLTPQGQLVTKGGLPVLSDTGPIQLDANAAEPITISASGEISQGGVLRGKLKVVEFDQPHLLTPAGPGLYTAQHPQLKARPAAASSVCQGFVEASNISPTLEMANLIVAMRQFETAQRVIQLQDERMGRTIAELSGNA, translated from the coding sequence ATGAATGTCAGTTTGTACCAGGCCTCTGCCGCCATGAATGCCGCCAGCCGCTGGCAGGACTTGATCGCAGAGAACCTGGCCGGCGCGCCGGTCACCGGTTACAAAAAGCGCGAGCTGAGCACCGAGGCCGTCCAGGCCGGTCTCATGCTCCCGGGCAACCAGCCCGCTCCGCTCTTCCTCCTCCCCCATGCCACCTCCACCGTCAACCTCCAGCAGGGGGAGCTCCGCCGCACCGGCCTTCAGACCGACCTCGCCATTGACGGCCCGGGCTTTTTTGAGTTGCAACTGCCCAATGGCGCCTCCGCCTACACCCGCAACGGCGAATTCCGCCTCACCCCCCAGGGCCAGCTCGTCACCAAAGGCGGCCTCCCCGTGTTGAGCGATACCGGCCCCATCCAGCTCGATGCCAACGCCGCCGAACCCATCACCATCAGCGCCTCCGGCGAAATCAGCCAGGGCGGTGTCCTCCGCGGCAAATTGAAAGTCGTCGAGTTCGATCAACCCCATCTCCTCACGCCCGCAGGCCCCGGCCTCTACACCGCCCAGCATCCCCAGCTCAAAGCCCGGCCCGCCGCCGCCTCCTCCGTCTGCCAGGGCTTCGTCGAGGCCTCCAACATTTCCCCCACCCTGGAAATGGCCAACCTCATCGTGGCCATGCGCCAGTTTGAAACCGCCCAGCGCGTCATCCAGCTCCAGGATGAACGCATGGGCCGCACCATTGCTGAACTCTCCGGCAATGCTTGA
- a CDS encoding OmpA family protein, which produces MARKHGSHGGAWKVAYADFVTAMMALFLVLWLSSQDQKIKEAIARSFRNPFMSVTKESTGIIPNKEYHSVKAESGKFDAASAVELNMLRRLNEDLLKALNTQEPEEEQTVRMELTPEGLRISVFDRARKPVFEPNSDQFTPYGAWVFSTLAWQIARYRSFLVELEGHTEKVLSPPPNAPDPWELTSGRANTARRELVKHGVSADQIKKVAGYADTVPMPGMPPEDEVNRRVSVMLKVSK; this is translated from the coding sequence ATGGCTCGCAAACATGGCTCTCACGGCGGCGCCTGGAAAGTGGCGTACGCCGATTTTGTCACCGCCATGATGGCCTTGTTTCTGGTCCTCTGGCTCAGCTCCCAGGACCAGAAAATCAAGGAGGCCATCGCCCGCAGCTTCCGCAACCCCTTCATGTCCGTCACCAAGGAATCCACCGGCATCATCCCCAACAAGGAATACCACTCCGTCAAAGCCGAAAGCGGCAAATTCGACGCCGCCTCCGCCGTCGAGCTGAACATGCTCCGCCGCCTCAATGAAGATTTGCTCAAGGCCCTCAACACCCAGGAACCGGAAGAAGAACAGACCGTCCGCATGGAACTGACCCCCGAGGGCCTCCGCATCAGCGTCTTCGACCGTGCCCGCAAGCCCGTCTTCGAGCCTAATTCCGATCAATTCACCCCTTACGGCGCCTGGGTCTTCAGCACCCTCGCCTGGCAGATCGCCCGCTATCGCAGCTTCCTTGTCGAGCTTGAGGGGCACACCGAAAAAGTCCTCTCCCCGCCCCCCAACGCCCCAGACCCTTGGGAGCTTACCAGCGGCCGCGCCAACACCGCCCGCCGCGAGCTTGTCAAACACGGCGTCTCCGCCGACCAGATCAAAAAAGTCGCCGGGTACGCCGACACCGTCCCCATGCCGGGCATGCCGCCCGAAGACGAAGTCAACCGCCGCGTCAGCGTCATGCTCAAGGTCAGCAAATAA
- the flgA gene encoding flagellar basal body P-ring formation chaperone FlgA, producing the protein MPARSHMIFYRQAGQSAIRGAARPDGALPQLLLRALLVGGLAAFSLQGGEPPNFSLLPAVTVDRAGVHLHQLLAAPAGLVPTNLWLLPAPAPGKPCRLSRADLVALLQTNAPDFAAATFSGAPSVLISRRTRPLPETEIAALLREPLSREFQCPPEHLELKVLRLPVPVQVPDEPFSLKLIELPATGPSASFLLRFELRGDTELFGAWQAAVQARVWKEIYVTTAPLKRGQPLERQALSLERRDVLALRDVLDALPAEPEALEITENLPAGVPLTRRALRLKPILSRGQLVRGLVQDGALSIALKVEVLEDGAPGQWIRVRNPQSKRELRGKVQDEQTVLIVL; encoded by the coding sequence ATGCCCGCTCGCAGCCACATGATTTTCTACCGGCAAGCCGGCCAGTCAGCGATTCGCGGCGCTGCCCGGCCGGACGGGGCTCTCCCACAGTTGCTCCTCCGCGCCCTCCTCGTTGGGGGGCTGGCCGCCTTCTCCCTCCAGGGTGGCGAGCCCCCCAACTTTTCCCTCCTCCCCGCCGTCACCGTGGACCGCGCTGGCGTCCATCTCCATCAGTTGCTCGCCGCCCCCGCCGGCCTCGTCCCCACCAACCTCTGGCTGCTCCCGGCGCCCGCCCCCGGCAAACCCTGCCGCCTCAGCCGCGCCGACCTCGTCGCCCTTTTGCAAACCAACGCCCCCGATTTCGCCGCCGCCACCTTCTCCGGCGCGCCCTCAGTCCTGATCTCCCGCCGTACCCGCCCCCTGCCGGAAACTGAAATCGCCGCCCTCCTGCGTGAGCCTCTCAGCCGCGAGTTTCAATGCCCCCCCGAACACCTGGAACTCAAAGTCCTGCGCCTCCCCGTCCCCGTCCAGGTCCCCGATGAACCCTTCTCCTTGAAGCTCATCGAGCTGCCCGCCACCGGCCCCTCCGCCTCCTTCCTCCTCCGCTTCGAATTGCGCGGCGACACCGAACTCTTTGGCGCCTGGCAGGCCGCCGTCCAGGCGCGCGTCTGGAAGGAAATCTATGTCACCACCGCCCCGCTCAAACGCGGCCAGCCCCTCGAGCGCCAGGCCCTCTCCCTCGAGCGCCGCGACGTCCTGGCCCTCCGCGACGTCCTCGACGCCCTCCCCGCCGAACCGGAAGCCCTGGAAATCACTGAAAATCTCCCGGCCGGCGTCCCGCTCACCCGCCGCGCCCTCCGCCTCAAGCCCATTTTGTCCCGCGGCCAGTTGGTCCGCGGCCTGGTCCAGGACGGCGCCCTCTCCATCGCCCTCAAGGTCGAGGTCTTGGAGGACGGCGCCCCCGGCCAGTGGATCCGTGTCCGCAACCCCCAAAGCAAGCGCGAATTGCGCGGAAAGGTCCAAGATGAACAAACCGTCCTCATTGTCCTCTAG